ctgcagttttGCTTCTGATACTGGTGTGCTgacaaatacattaaaaaaattaattgaaacaaaactgaaaagaatcTGAATGTTAAGACAGAAACTCCCAGTGTTCTTTTCTTAATAATTCTTTTAGGAGCTTTGCTTACCTAATCACTTATTACTGTTTTCTAGAGGAAGAATGGACTCATCCTCTGGAAGAAGTAACCTTTacctcctgcagcaccaagtGCCTGTGGCTAACAAGGTCCTGTTTAGTTTTTTTAGTTCCTGGCTTTGAGGAAGCTCCAAGACTGGGCTTGAAGGTCCCAAAGGCTGTTCCAGCCACCtaaataaaagcacattttttacCTGTGTATCTGAACTCTCTGaatgggtaaaaaaaaagttagtttaTTAGGCTCTCTTTTCCTACACCAAACTCTTCCAAAGGCAGTGATGCCTCTGAAACTGCTTATTGTTTACTTCAGCTCAAAatgtgttctgtgtttttctaaAGATTCAGCATGTTTTTCAACTCAGCAGTCAATCTGCCCATTGTAGGCTATGGCTGTGGGTGGTGGGGAAGACACGGAGCCACCTTCACACTTCAAAACACTTCCATTGCAGATCCAGCCATTAAACAGACAAATTGTTTGGCTCAGGCTGAAAACTGATGTACCCTCATTAAAGTCTGCTGGCAATTTCCCCTGAAATTTAAAGAAAGGTGTTTTGTGTTTCCATAGTAactccagctcctttcctgaGCTGTCTGATGCACTGCTGGTATTACACAACCTATTGTATGAGGAGGGAGTGAGGAGCAGCATTGCAAAGTCTACTGAATTTAAGGATTATGAAATTACAGCCACTGAgtgggggctggggaggcagagggcaaacagagcagcttttgGCCATGTGCAGTTTTGCTACTTGGGAGTTTAGACAGAGAACCATGGAATTgtagaatggttttggttggaagggaccttaaggatccTCCTAGTTCCAATtcctctgccatgggaagggacagcttccaccagagcaggctgctcagagccccacccaacctggccttgaacactgccagggatggggcagtcacaTCATCTCTGAACAACCTGTGCCAGCCTCTCTAtaccttcacagtaaagaattccttcctgatATCTCATCTAAGCCTGCtctcagtctgaagccattccctttgtcctgtcactgctcctgTCAAGAGCCCCTCTCCACTTGGTGTGCAGGCTCCCTTCTGCTACAGGAATGGCTacagaaaggcaggaggaatggaaaggaggagaaggaataaACAGGCTGAGTcacactgcctgctgctgttcctctgtgGAGCTCTCAGAGGAGCTGAGATGAGCCCGAGCTgttccccaggctgggctcaaaTCCTTattcagcagtgccagggacaggctgggcccagccctggcagtgccaggcgGGTTTGGGGTCCCTACACAAGGAGGGAGCTCACAGATGGCTTcacctgccagctcctggggagcacagctggaaatgctggggagcacagctggaaatgctgcttctcACCAAGGCTGGCTGCCCTCTGCAAGAGGGTGATCACAGCTCTTGGGTGGAAATAATTAATCACTGACAAATGAGGAACATTGCTGGATTTTAATGGTGTCTTCTCAGAGAAACAGCTGTCTGTAAAAGGCATGAAGATTTACACAACTGTGTGTCCAGATGTGTAAAAAGTGGATTATATGCTGCTCACACACTTCATTTTGAGTGGTTCTAATAATCAGTTCTTGGATTAAACCCATTCCAACTGGGCCAAGATCAGGGCAGCTACAGGCCAGTCAGCCCCAcctctctttaaaaaaggaCATGTTGATACTaaagtgtgtccagagaagggtaACAAGGCTCCTGAAAGGCTTCGAAAATGTGTAAATGTGTTTTATGAGGAGTGGCCCAGCTGGgtttgtttagcctggaggaggctcaggggagactcCATTGCTCCCTACACCTGCCTGAGAGGCTGCCgtgagctgggggctgctctctcctgcagagagaggcaAGGCCTTAAGCTGAGACAGGAGATGTTCGGATTTCACactggaagaaattctttcgCCCTCAGTGCGGTCAGGCACAGGAACAGCttgcccggggaggtggtggagtcaccacccctggagaTGTCTAAGGCGTTTGTGGATCTGGCGCTGGGTGACACGGTTTAGTGGTCACAGTGCTGTTTTGGTGCTTGCACTGGATGACCCTGGAAGTCGCTTCCATCCCTGACGATTCCACCATTCCAGGACCATTTCTGTGCCGGCCGGCCCGGAACCATGGTGCGGCGCCGCCGTTCCCGCAGGGCCGGCGCCACGCGCGGACGGCGCCCCACGTGAGGCGGCGGCAGGCGGAAGTGATGGCGGCGGGGGCCCGGCGGCGGTAAAGCGGCCACAGAGCGCCGGGGCCCGACATGGCGGCCCGCGGGGCGCGcctctgctcactgctgctgctggccgcACTGGCGGGGCTGGGCGCCGAGGCCAAGgtgagcggggctgggggggacgGGTCACGGTGGTGCTCCCGGTACCGGGCCCTCCCTCCGtccgccgcccccgccgggcGCTCGGTTCCCGCGGGTGGTCCCGCCTTCCCGGCCCCACTGCTGCTCCGGGCGGCTGTGGAGGAAGGCCGGAGCAGGTGGTTTCGTGCGGGCGCTGCCCTGCCCCGCTCGGCGGAGCAGCAGGGCCCGCCAGCCCGGCCTCGGCGCCGGCCCCGTTTCTTGCGTTCCCCGTAAGCTCGTAGCCGTTGATGTCGCTTTGCCGTGGTGCCCAGGGACACCGGCACACAAAGCTGCGAgtggagatggagctgctgctgccggggctgggtggggctgAGCTCCGCTCGCTGCCGGCTCAGCCGCGCTGGGTGCGAGCGCTCCGCTCCTGGCCCTCCCTGGTGCCTTCATTGCCGGGGCTGTCCCCGCGGGTCTCTGCGGCGGGCAGGGACACCGGCACTTCGACAGTCACAGCACCGCCTTTGAATTTCTCCCAAACTCCTgtggattttctcctttttaatggtAATCAACGGTTTGACTCCTCCGCGGGGAGAGCAGGTTTGGTGTAGAGTGTGGTACGTGGGGTGGATTTACACTGCTCTCCTGAGaccccccctgccctgctgcacccGGCTCTGGCTCCCTAGCACAGCAAGGACGTGGAGCCAGTTCAGAGGAGACCATGGAAGGGatcacagggctggggcacctctgctgtgaggaaaggatgagggaattgggattgtttagtctggagaagaggtGACATAATTGCAATACCTGAAATCCTCCCAGTACCTGAAATCTGTAAGGGAGATGGAGAAGAACTGACTGCATGGGCAGGTAGTGTCAGGACAAAGTTTTACACTGAAAGAGGGTAGggttaggttggatatcaggaagaaagtCTTCTCTGTGGGAGTGGAGGGGcattggcacaggctgcccagaagTGTGGATGCCCTAAGCCTGACAGTGTTccaggccagcttggacagggctttgagcagcctggtctagtggaaggtgtccctgcctgtggctggggagctggaactggatgatcccttccaatccagagctttctatgattctgtgctAGTGCAGTCAGGGCTTTCCAACTGACCTGTGCTCAGTGTTACTCTGACTTGGCTGCTCAGTGTAGGAATTCATTACCAGTCCTTGTTCACACATTCTTTTGTAATGCCACCAGAAATTGCCTTGAACTTTAGATAAGCCACATTTATCCTCTGTCTCCTGTTATTTGCTCAAATAGCAAATAACATTAGCATTAGCATTCTTAGCATTCTTTCGTTTCTTTTAAGCTCATCACTGTATCTGACAAGCAGCTGTCCTTGTAAGCTGAGTAGTTGAGTAATCAACATCAGCAATTTCTGCGTGTGTGGTTTTTCTTGGAAAGAGGAATGAGCTTAAACTCCATTTTCCCCCCTCAAGAATGTGTTTCTATCTCAAACAGTAGTGTTACTTGACAAATTGATCTACTTCCTTAgtaattctgaaataattcttgTTCTTAAACTTGTAGGAAATCCTGGGTAAGACCGTTCAGAGATACTTGCAAGTTATTTGTGTTAAATAACAGGTCCTATATGAAGAATGCCTTCTGTACCCCTGATAATATAAATTACATAATAAGATAATTTGTTTCTAAGTGTGTTGTTTGCTTCACTTTTAGAACTCTGAGGATGTCCGGTGTAAATGCATCTGCCCTCCTTACAAGGACCACTCAGGCCATATTTACAACAAAAATGTTTCACAGAAAGACTGGTGAGTGTGTGTGGCacatacaaaatgaaaataaataaataatcttaCAGGTTAAAGCCTTGTTCTGTAGAGATTACATATGAATCTCCTGTGGTGGTGCCAGGATAAAGCAGGGTATTTCCATAACTTGCTggagcttttctttcagaaggaCTCCAGAATTCAGCTCAGAATTCAGTAAGGGATAAGGCTTAAACCCTGTAGTTTTTACCCTGTcttctgttttggtttgcttgCTTGCATGTTTAATTGTTTATTTAGGCTTTGAAGTAGTAGAAGGGAAGAAAGTGATGTGTTTTGAATGCAGTGACTTGATATGGTGTAAAGGCAAGGGAACACCAACCTGGAACTGGGACTTGGGAGTATTGTCTTTGCTTGCTCTACTCTTGGAAACCATCCCATCATTTAGGAACTATTGTTTCTGGAGTTTTGTGAGGCTCCAGTAGATTTTGCCCTTTCTAGCAACttgtagaagaaaaaatgttgatATTGATCTTTCTTATATTCTCAGTGACAGCCTTTCTCCTGTACTTAACCAACATATATGATTTCTGCAGTACTTGGGCAGTGTGTTGACACAAGCTGTCAGTCACAGGAACAGCAATTGTACAGATTGTGCCTGGCTtgtattttttgatttttgtagCTTGAATGCTGCATTCTTCCAGAGAGGGAAATATAGCTCTGCTTTCACATAAATGAGACAAACCCTCCAGAGACTGTGAGGTGgcactcagcagctgcagcaatgaAGAAGTACAGAGAAGACATAAGAGATGGGCTGGTGTCTGGCTGAGTGTTTGCAGCACTGTAATTTAGCCCAGTACAGTGTtgagtgccaggctgctgctctcacttCAGGCCTTGTGTTTCACTACCTGCTGCTgactgtgccagcactgaggtAACCAGCAGAAAGGTGAAATAGGattctggttctgtcagtgctctgcagggaccTGGGGGTCTGAGCTCTGAATAACAGCCTGGGTCAGCAGAAAGACCAGCATTATGTAAGTTGTTGTTGGAAGCAGTTGTCTCATGGCAGCTGGGTTTTAATGCTGTGCCATGGAGAGCCCATAATATTGTCAACCACACTTTTCCACAGGGGACTGACTTACATTTGGTAATCTTTTAAGTCAAATGCTTTTGCTGAAAGCTGAATGTTCTTTATTCGCTGTCTTGGTGCTTAGAGAAACAACCCAACTgacttccttttttatttcccccatGTCTGTACCTTGTGatgacaagaaaaaagaaattcaattcATGAATGTCAAAGAGAGGCTAATCTCCCTTCAGACAGTGAAAGGATGGAATAAGGCTCTTTTGAGTATGGTGAAGAAAGAAGGGGAATTAGTAGCTGAAATTTACTTTTATTCATGATGTCAGTGTCAAATGATCCATTTGTGCTGGATTCATATCCTTGGACTTGTTCTGCTAACAGCTTTAGTACCttctctgaaaaatgaagaCATTGTATTGAGTTAGATCTTAAAACTTGTTTAGCAGCTTATAGGTAGCTGAATTTCTCATTTAAGTGACATAACTGTGCTGTAGTGATTTATTTGTACCTGCAGTTTAGAACAACTGAACTTAAGCAAGCTGAGCTTCtcagttcctgcagcagagtGGAACAGCTCAGCTAAAGCCAGCTCAAAACTGACTGGGCAATTTCTGTGTTTCCTCAGTGATTGTCTCCATGTTGTGGAGCCTATGCCTGTCCCTGGACCTGATGTAGAAGCTTATTGCTTACGTTGTGAGTGCAAATATGAGGAGAGAAGCTCAGTCACAATTAAGGTAAGCAGTGTTATTCTGTTGGCATGTATCAAAGACTTCAGCTGTTTAGTAAATATGTCTATTGTCTTTTAGAGGAATgctatttttaaagggaaaactGTTCTAAGGCAGCctaaaatataactttttttgTGGTAGTTGTTCTCAATCTTGAGCAGTAACAATAGCATCAAACTTTAGTTGAAGAAGTGAACCTGAGACCTTTTATTGAAATCTCCACTTTTGAGATCAGACTTTACACCTTGCTAAAATTCTGAGTGTTCTAAGACATTTTATCAAgctttgtgctttgttttccttattaaTTCAGAGGGCCTCTCATTACACAACTGCCTTACTTTCTTActataaattttctttttctgtgtttgtactAACAGATGTTTTGTGTGTTCTTCACATTCTTGTCCCATTGGAGTCATTGAGGCCTGGACTGCTGTGAATAGACTGCAGAAtgtctttttggttttgacaACACAGACTGCTTTATTTTGGGATTTTAGAAGTTaggtgttttcttttgcttggtgACTGAATTTGGGCCTGTGCTAGACAATGGGAGATCAGTGGGGGATGCCCCACATTTGTCACCTGTTTaatggccaggctggacagttTTCTTGGTGGAAGTGAGAGTTGTAACACTGAATTGTTTAAAGAGGCATAACCTAAGATTCTTTGCACGGTCTCACTGTTTCAAGCTGCCCTAAACCCTTTTACTACCATGTTGTGGTTagttttcctgtctttctggGTTTTAAATCATTTGGTGACACTACCAAAAATCAAACTTTGCCTTTTGGTCTTTGCTTTCTGTTGTGAGACTTGGGGGGAAATGTCACAATCTTGGCATAAACTGTGCTTGCATTATGTAGGTGACAATCATCATATACCTGTCCATTTTGGGCCTGCTTCTTCTGTACATGGTGTACCTCACCCTGGTGGAACCCATCCTGAAGAGGCGCCTCCTTGGACACTCACAGCTCATACAAAGTGATGAAGACATTGGGGTGAGTCCACCAGAGTCTTTGTGCATTTGGTTAGCATGAAAATTGGGATGGTTGGTTGATAATTAATTATTTGGGGTGAGCAGCTTTTTTTGCCAGGCAGTGTaaatgcttttcctgctgggagaggaaaagaaaggtgtGTGATGACTTCTGTGAAACCACTCTATCATTTTTCACTGGGCTGGAAAGCAGTGAGAACTGCTTCAGTTATGCCAGCTCTAGGCACAGATTGTTTTCACAGAGAAGAAACAGTGTAGGAATGGATATAAGAATACAGAAGAGTACAGCTTTTTAGGAGTTAATGATCCAGTCTTGCCAGGGATCATTTTTATGGGAAGTTTCTACTGCATAGATTGCTCTCTACAAAAAGAAAGTATGGGGGTTGCATCTTCTGTTGTTCCAGTTTGAATTTCTTGAGGCTAAAACTTCAAGAAGAAATTGCTATAATGAAGCAGAACAGTAATGgatgctgaaataatttcttagtaTTACAGCCAGAAATCAGAATGTGACATTATATTCCAACAGGTCAGAAGAGCTTTTTTTGGGAGAAGAAGTAATGACAGGATTTTCTGTCATTACTGGCCATTCCAGTCTCTAGCACTGGGTAATAATCCCATACTTTTGTTGTGAAATCAGGTTACATAAAGCATAGCTGATAAAAACTATTATCTAGGAAAATGTTGAATTTTGAATACTTGATTATCCTCTTAGCAAACAGAAACACCTTTTTAAGTGAAGATGGCTGAAGATTGTCCCCCTGTTTTGAATTTCCCTGTGTGGTACATGTAGACATGTTTCAACTGTCCTTGTATTGACAAAGTAAGATTTTCCCAGTCATCTCTAGAAGGATTTTGGGCTGAGTGtttgttgattttatttttttttttgaaaggaagtATTTGAATGACTCTTCCTCTTTGTGCATTCTTGTAGCAAAttgggcagctcctgcttgaATTAAGTGAGCTGGTGCTGTATGCTAGATCTCGAACAAATTTATAGCTCAGATAAATTATCTTAATGCCTCCAAATGTGAGTTAGTCTTTTGATTTAGGTGGAAGAAGTGAAATAAGTCCTATGTCAGAGTTCAGGTTAACTGCAGAATGAATTTACCTCAAAGTCTGGGTCCATCTTAaacaatgttttgttttgctgtagcTGTTCTGTGAAAGATAATTTAAGGTCCCTTATGAATTATCCCCATTCTTGCCTTCCCTCTTGCAAGTTCTTGAGATATTCTTGTCACACTTCAAAAATACCATGTTCATGGATTTTGTGGCTGAATTTCAAGGCAGTGTGTTCATTCTTTGTTGTTGCCCACTGGTGGCAGCGGCAAATGATGAGAGTTAAGCCACTTCTGTAGTTCTCTTTCCtcttaaattcttttttccccttattgtCTACATAGAACTTGGCAGTATCTAAGGCCAGTATGATCTAGACTGTCCTGTGTTCTCCCACCATGTGTTTTACAGTAGCAAATCATGTGTTGCTattatgactttttttccccccctgtgAATGAAATGACCTGTCTCCTGTGAAATGCCCATTCTAGGTATATGCAAATATCTTTGGTGAGATGGTAGCTCTTTTGATCAGGGATTGTCTGTTGTTCTcaatgggaatatttttttcatgctcATTGTGGCTTTGGGACTTAGAGCAATCATTTTGATAGGTATCATTAATGATAATCTATGTGCAGCTTATAGTTGTCattgagctgctctgcacagaaacATCACAAATCAAGTATCCATTAATGTGAATGTCTTCAAAagtgttctggaaaaaaaaaagaatgtgaaaTGTAGGGATACAAAAAGACAGTTATTTAATATAGGACATAACTATGTTACTTTTCATTGTGCATATGATGCTTTCTGATGTAGCTTTAGCAGCATGACTTTGTCCAAACAGTTTAATAGCCAAATGAGAAGTTCAGTTCAAACTCTTACTGTTTATGACTTGGCTATATTTGCTAGCAGAAAATAAAGCCTTGCAGGTACTGttagaaaacagagaaagtaAATGTTAAACAAGCACTGGGTTCTTTTTGAGCTGTGTCACTTAAACAGCTGTATTGACACTGTGCTTTCAGACAGCTCAGCACAATAGGCTTAGTTTGGTAAACATCAGAATGTGTTGGTTTGATATAGAAGCTGTGCGTGAACATCCTGAACTGCCTGGCAGGAAatggccaggagctggcagggaacTGACCCCAGTTCAGTTGTGGGGTGCATTCATCAGTTATGGGGCTGCAAATGGATGCAAGAGTGTTGTGATCCTGCAGCTTACCTAGGCAGCAGGTAATTGGCAGTACAATGAAGTGTGGTCTGTTTGGGAAATCTGTGGAAGTTCCTGTGAAGTACAGTTCAAACAATTCCCAAACCTGCTTGGTCATTGTTACCGGGCAGCTTGTTGGGACATCCCATTTACCTCAAAGAAAGACCAAGGCAAGCCAGCCCCACATCCTGAGgagtgtgccagcccagcagagctggaagccGTGAGCAGTGACGGTGGTGTTTTGCCCTTGCAGGACCAGCAGCCCTTCGCCAACGCGCACGACGTGCTGGCGCGCTCGCGCAGCCGCGCCAACGTGCTCAACAAGGTGGAGTACGCGCAGCAGCGCTGgaagctgcaggtgcaggagcAGCGCAAGTCCGTCTTCGACCGGCACGTCGTGCTCAGCTAAGGGGGCTCAGGGGAGCAACTCCAGGCATGTGGACTAGTGCAAAGAGCTGACAGAAGTCTTCCTCATCCTGCCAATTCAGAAGTTTTCTTGAATGATTTGTTattgattgaaaaaaaaaaaaaaacaaattaaagaagTATTTGAACTTTGAAGGGATGTACTGGAGTGGAAGGAGTTTAAACAGATTAGTTAACCAAAAGCTTAAATCTTTACGTTTTCAAATGGCTTTTActaacaaaactgaaaagaaaacaaaccctgagATACCTTGGGTTGCCACTGTGGTACATTATTTACAGTTGTGACTTTATGGTAGTTTTTAACTATATATTTCTCTCTACTATTTATGTGGTTAAAAAGTACCTGGGAACACAGTAATAACTTACAATTCACTAATCACTTTATGTAAAGATCTTTTGTAAATATACTTGGATTTTCTGCTGATTGATGCTAGGTACTGGAAATCAAAGTCTTGCAGTGTAGTTTTGGTCTCAGAGAATGAAACCCTGCTGGCTGTGTTCATTTGGTTTCTTGCACTCGTACTTTCAAGATGCTTGTATGGCAAGTGATGTCTGCAGACTTGAGGCAAAACATAAGTGGACACTGACTCCTGGAGCTGCATATTTCAAGTACTGTGATGTAGATAAATTCAAATGCAGTGCACATTCAAGACAGTGTTGACGTTTTGTTCTATTTTGCTTTAACAGCTTAATATATTGTAGGTGTATGATAGCTCTTATAaaatctttccctttcttttaatgGGTAAAGTCTCAGGAGTTAGTATatgatgaaatatttattacagaaatCTTCCTGCATTTGTCTGGATTGATGGTGTAAGGCACATACTTTCTCTAGCACCTGTCATCTTGGGAGTTAGGtgtatttttttatctgtgaCTCTGTACTCATCTCTCTTCAGAGGTTATACAGTTGCTGGATGACTAACTTTCATATATCCCCTTTGGAATGTAACAATTAAAgataaaactgatttttgaaaaatggaTCTGCATTATCAGTTTGTCATCATTTTTGTCCCTCATTATGCTGCATGTAAATTCCATCTATAAAAGTACTTTAAACACACTTCAGAGTAGAAATGTGCACTTCTTCAGTGATTAGGTAAGGAAAGGCTCATCAGATTGTTAATTGAAAGAAGTTTTTAATCCCCAACTCAGATGTAGCTGTGCATATGTAGTTGCATTATTGTGTGACATTTTTCAGTTCACTGGAAGGAGGTGGTCCATGGAAGAAAACTGTTTCTGGGGACAGTTTTGCCTTGCTTAGTCCATGCCTGGGGGCCAGCCAGGTACAGGGCTTTGTTTTCATGCCAGTCCTGTAGGCTTCCAAAACTGAGTTAGCCTGGAGTGATTTAAAGCAGGTGGTGAATTGgtgaattcacagaattctttaaattaaaaaaaattgcacaagaATTAACaggtcaaaaagaaaaaaattcagacttGGGTTCAGTTTTTGTGTTCAACATGGCCCCAGTGAGTGGGAACTTGTTCAGTTGCTGTTGTTTGGTTACTGGTTATGACACCTAGAATctactaaagaaaaagaatgcaaCTTTTTTGTGGAATACATGCCTTGATTGTTGAGTATCTCCCTGTCCCCCAGTCCTGGAAGTTGTTCCACCTCTTGACTGCCTTTCCTGTGTGGCCTGAAGCTGGTGTGGGAAGGGGGAATTTGGATACAGCACTGTGGCTCACACAGGGGCAGCAGAAGGTGAAGCTTTCTTTCCTTGATGGGTGGCAGTCACAAGAAGCAGGGCTGAATGCATGTCCATCTTTTGCTAGTAAAAGTATTTCTGATCTTACAGTTTTAAGTTaaagtggtttgggtttggatttttgtgtgtggttaTGCTCTGATTGATAGAAGGGCCAAACCATGAGATAGTCCTAAGTGTCAATCCTGTAAAAGGTGGGAATTTTGAAGAAAGGTGTCCTGTTTTATTGCACCTGTGCAATTGGACAGCTATATATGATACGTGTAGCATTTAAGTACATGTATACATTGCATTATAGATTCTGtactgtttctctttttaagcaAAACTTATGTTGCTGTTGTTGGCTCACGGTTTTCAAATCTTCTCTTATATATATTCACCTTTTATATGGTGTTGCACTCAACACTAAAAGAATTTCCCAAAATTACAGGTGTACTGATTAAATTTAAAGGCATTAAGGTGGCTAATAATATATGTCCTCACCTGTAGTGGAGAGAAATCCATCAcaaatttctaaataaatgctgtgtttgaaatttctgtgtttaaaatgaaGCTGTGGAAACTAGTTTGCTTATGCCTTGAACGGTGAATGTTTACCTAAATTCTGGCCAATTGTTCTATTCAGATATTGGAGCACAAAATGCcaataaatgaaaatactgctttatattttcattactaTACTGTAGTAGTCTGCAACAGAAGGCAAACGGGAAGTGAGCAAACCACATTCCTGATTACTTTTTCAGGTAATCTGGATGTGTTCAATAGCAGTTTCAAAATTTCTAGCCCTTAATGCCAAGTTTTGTTGCCATCATAGCTGTGGTGTGGGTGGAAAAGCCCAACCAGAAATGAGCAGATCTAACTGTAAGCTACTTTGCATGTTGTCAATTGACTATAAATTGCAGCAGTCATTGACTCAGTGGAACAAGCTACATAATTCAGGTAAGAGACTTGCATGTTGCTGTATCTAGCCACAGATCTTCACTGAATATCAATGTTCTTGTAAATCACTTCTATCAGCCATTTAGCAGTGCTTAATGAATCCTGTTTAATGTGATCTCTTATTTAATAAGGTGTAAGAAAAATGGAACattaacatcttttttttttttttaatatcattcAGATATTTTCAGGTATTCATCACTCTTTTAGGAGCACATCTTGTTTTCCTGGATTTTACTTTCATCTGAAGATTGGTGAGTCTCTAATCTAAGGGGAAAATGTTCCTAACACTTTGTGCAGGTGTGGAGGCAGCAGGTAACTGTTTTATGTAACCTTGTTAGACAGCAGAAGTGTCAGTACCAAGCAACAAATACGGCAAGTATCTATTTTTGAGGGgttgtgttggttttggtttcttctcTGGAGTGATGTTGTGccataattctttttttttttttttttttttttgctatgtaGCAGacttttcctcagtgtttttaAGTTGTAGCAGCAGAAAGTTTTTAGGCAATAAGCCAATCTTCTAAGTAGAAAAGGGAAAGTTGACTGTCTactaatttcattttatgaGGAGTAAAAATATACACATTCACATATGTAAAAATAGATGAGTTTTTTGCCTACGTATTAATGTGAAATGGATGTGTGTCCATGCTTTTAGCCTACCTACAGAAGTACCTGTTTAAGATG
This sequence is a window from Serinus canaria isolate serCan28SL12 chromosome 5, serCan2020, whole genome shotgun sequence. Protein-coding genes within it:
- the TMEM9B gene encoding transmembrane protein 9B — its product is MAARGARLCSLLLLAALAGLGAEAKNSEDVRCKCICPPYKDHSGHIYNKNVSQKDCDCLHVVEPMPVPGPDVEAYCLRCECKYEERSSVTIKVTIIIYLSILGLLLLYMVYLTLVEPILKRRLLGHSQLIQSDEDIGDQQPFANAHDVLARSRSRANVLNKVEYAQQRWKLQVQEQRKSVFDRHVVLS